The following coding sequences are from one Streptomyces angustmyceticus window:
- a CDS encoding carboxymuconolactone decarboxylase family protein, which yields MTQTATARTDAAGTGNTTHTTRETTAADGAAPRSPRVNFARSAPKAFKALIGFDAAAREGLDPALVELVQIRSSQLNKCAYCLHMHTSDARKAGESEERLHMVAVWQEAAHFFTEKERAALALTEAVTLVARGGVPDEVYERAARHFEEPELAQLLALIFTINTWNRVALSTGKVPGTDER from the coding sequence ATGACGCAGACAGCTACCGCACGGACCGACGCAGCCGGCACGGGGAACACGACGCACACGACGAGGGAAACGACCGCGGCGGACGGGGCGGCGCCCCGCAGCCCCCGGGTCAACTTCGCCCGGTCCGCCCCGAAGGCGTTCAAGGCGCTGATCGGCTTCGACGCCGCGGCTCGCGAGGGCCTGGACCCGGCCCTGGTCGAACTGGTCCAGATCCGGTCCTCGCAGCTCAACAAGTGCGCGTACTGCCTCCATATGCACACCTCCGACGCCCGCAAGGCCGGCGAGAGCGAGGAGCGGCTGCACATGGTCGCGGTCTGGCAGGAGGCGGCGCACTTCTTCACCGAGAAGGAGCGGGCGGCGCTGGCGCTGACCGAGGCCGTGACGCTGGTCGCCCGGGGCGGGGTGCCGGACGAGGTCTACGAGCGCGCCGCCCGGCACTTCGAGGAGCCGGAGCTGGCCCAGTTGCTGGCGCTGATCTTCACCATCAACACCTGGAACCGGGTCGCGCTCAGCACGGGGAAGGTGCCGGGGACCGACGAGCGGTAG
- the pdxR gene encoding MocR-like pyridoxine biosynthesis transcription factor PdxR, with amino-acid sequence MPESWVNLAESLGADLHLELTGAGSRRAVLIRALRDAVRSGRLAPGTRLPPYRSLAADLGLARNTVADAYAELVAEGWLSARQGSGTRVARVHLPDGARERAEPPAPARAPASHPAHTFLQGQPDAASFPRTAWLAAARRALTAAPHDAFGPGDPRGRPELRRALADYLARTRGVRTDPERIVICSGVAHALRLLLPAVLPGPLAVEAYGLPFHRQLLTTAGIRTHPLDVDEHGAGTPRLTALDGVGAALLTPAHQFPTGVPLHPDRRTAAVNWARATGGFLLEDDYDGEFRYDRKPVGALQGLDPEHVLYLGSVSKSLSPAVRLGWMVLPDRLVDPVLAAKGEREGWAGVTDQLTLAEFLTHGAYDRHIRRMRQRYRRRRDQLTDAVTGHAPHLTVTGLSAGLHAVLQLPDEATESDEDRALDAARRQGLALDALSGYRHPAATAPPRHGLVVGYAAPTDGAFPAALEALRRALTRGAGG; translated from the coding sequence ATGCCGGAATCATGGGTCAATCTCGCCGAGAGCCTGGGCGCCGATCTGCATCTGGAGCTGACCGGCGCCGGCAGCCGCCGCGCGGTCCTCATCCGGGCGCTGCGGGACGCCGTACGGTCCGGACGGCTGGCCCCCGGCACCCGGCTGCCGCCCTACCGCTCGCTCGCCGCCGACCTCGGCCTGGCCCGTAACACCGTCGCCGACGCCTACGCCGAACTCGTCGCCGAGGGCTGGCTCAGCGCCCGCCAGGGCTCCGGCACCCGCGTCGCCCGCGTGCACCTCCCGGACGGCGCCCGGGAGCGCGCGGAGCCGCCGGCGCCCGCCCGCGCCCCGGCGAGCCACCCCGCGCACACCTTCCTCCAGGGACAGCCGGACGCCGCCTCCTTCCCCCGCACCGCCTGGCTGGCCGCCGCCCGCCGCGCGCTGACCGCCGCCCCCCACGACGCCTTCGGCCCCGGCGACCCGCGCGGCCGCCCCGAACTGCGCCGCGCCCTCGCCGACTACCTGGCCCGCACCCGGGGCGTCCGCACCGACCCCGAACGCATCGTCATCTGCTCCGGCGTCGCCCACGCCCTGCGCCTGCTGCTGCCGGCCGTCCTCCCCGGCCCCCTCGCCGTCGAGGCGTACGGCCTGCCCTTCCACCGGCAGCTCCTGACCACGGCCGGCATCCGCACCCACCCCCTCGACGTCGACGAACACGGCGCCGGCACCCCGCGGTTGACCGCCCTGGACGGCGTGGGCGCGGCCCTCCTCACCCCCGCCCACCAGTTCCCCACCGGCGTACCGCTGCACCCCGACCGCCGCACCGCCGCCGTCAACTGGGCGCGCGCCACCGGCGGCTTCCTCCTGGAGGACGACTACGACGGCGAGTTCCGCTACGACCGCAAACCGGTCGGCGCCCTCCAGGGACTGGACCCCGAACACGTCCTCTACCTGGGCTCGGTCAGCAAGAGCCTGTCGCCCGCGGTGCGCCTGGGATGGATGGTGCTCCCGGACCGCCTCGTCGACCCCGTACTGGCGGCCAAGGGGGAGCGCGAGGGCTGGGCGGGCGTCACCGACCAGCTCACCCTCGCGGAGTTCCTCACCCACGGCGCCTACGACCGGCACATCCGCCGGATGCGCCAGCGCTACCGCAGGCGCCGCGACCAACTGACCGACGCGGTGACCGGCCACGCCCCGCACCTGACCGTCACCGGCCTCTCCGCCGGCCTGCACGCCGTCCTCCAACTCCCCGACGAGGCAACGGAGTCGGACGAGGACCGCGCCCTCGACGCCGCCCGCCGCCAGGGCCTGGCCCTCGACGCCCTCTCCGGCTACCGCCACCCCGCCGCCACCGCACCGCCCCGCCACGGCCTGGTCGTCGGCTACGCCGCCCCCACCGACGGCGCCTTCCCGGCCGCCCTGGAGGCCCTGCGCCGCGCGCTGACCCGGGGAGCCGGGGGCTGA
- a CDS encoding carboxymuconolactone decarboxylase family protein, whose translation MTTRTSQKTQVTPTTQATASGTAAAAAPGAAHRHGPRLPWSKLAPEVYQAMLALDAAATQGLDPTLVELVKIRASQLNHCAFCIDKHIKDARKAGETEQRIYLLDAWEEATGFYSPEEQAALALTEAVTLLTEGFVPDAVYDRAAARFGPAELARLLALITTINAWNRFGVSTRMTPGRA comes from the coding sequence ATGACGACACGGACATCACAGAAGACGCAGGTCACACCGACAACGCAGGCGACGGCGTCCGGGACGGCTGCGGCTGCGGCTCCGGGAGCGGCGCACCGGCACGGCCCCCGCCTGCCCTGGTCGAAGCTCGCTCCGGAGGTCTACCAGGCCATGCTGGCGCTGGACGCGGCGGCGACGCAGGGCCTCGACCCGACGCTGGTCGAGCTGGTGAAGATCCGGGCGTCGCAGCTCAACCACTGCGCGTTCTGCATCGACAAGCACATCAAGGACGCCCGGAAGGCCGGCGAGACCGAGCAGCGGATCTACCTCCTCGACGCCTGGGAGGAGGCCACCGGCTTCTACTCCCCCGAGGAGCAGGCCGCCCTCGCCCTCACCGAGGCCGTCACCCTGCTCACCGAGGGCTTCGTGCCCGACGCCGTCTACGACCGCGCCGCCGCCCGCTTCGGCCCGGCGGAACTGGCCCGGCTGCTCGCGCTGATCACCACCATCAACGCCTGGAACCGCTTCGGCGTGTCCACCCGGATGACCCCGGGCCGGGCATGA
- a CDS encoding GNAT family N-acetyltransferase: MTERTHVPGQLPGDLTLRHPAPADHARLQVALVGWWDGLGGEAGALQRRLLVPRLFLQHFADTSLLVERPDRTLHAFLIGFLSQSDPATAYIHFVGVCPEGRGDGVGSALYERFFAVARAAGRSQVRCITSPDNRNSVAYHRRMGFRLEPGDRTDAEGVPVHEDYDGPGLDRVSFVREL; this comes from the coding sequence ATGACCGAGCGCACCCACGTACCGGGACAGCTCCCCGGCGATCTGACGCTGCGGCATCCGGCGCCCGCGGACCACGCGCGGCTCCAGGTGGCTCTGGTCGGGTGGTGGGACGGGCTGGGCGGTGAGGCGGGCGCGCTGCAGCGCCGGTTGCTCGTACCGCGCCTGTTCCTGCAGCACTTCGCCGACACCAGCCTCCTCGTCGAGCGCCCGGACCGGACCCTGCACGCCTTTCTGATCGGCTTCCTCTCCCAGTCGGACCCCGCGACCGCGTACATCCACTTCGTGGGCGTCTGCCCCGAGGGCCGGGGGGACGGCGTCGGCAGCGCCCTCTACGAGCGCTTCTTCGCCGTGGCCCGCGCCGCCGGCCGCAGCCAGGTCCGCTGCATCACCAGTCCCGACAACCGCAACTCCGTCGCGTACCACCGGCGCATGGGCTTCCGGCTGGAGCCGGGGGACCGTACCGACGCCGAGGGCGTGCCGGTGCACGAGGACTACGACGGGCCGGGGCTCGACCGGGTGTCGTTCGTACGGGAGTTGTGA
- the pdxR gene encoding MocR-like pyridoxine biosynthesis transcription factor PdxR, with protein MEDSWATFGRDLHLDLTGPGGLRAALLRALREAVRSGRLAPGTRLPSSRSLAADLGLARNTVADAYAELVAEGWLSARQGSGTRVAWVHLPDGARGSATPRATPAARRAPAPADRADRPRFDLTPGTPDVSAFPRTAWLAAARRALTAAPSEAFGYGTSRGRPELRTVLADYLARARGVRADPERIVVCAGFMQGLALLSRALGPGRLAVESYGLDFHRAVITRAGLRTVPLPVDERGARTEELTALDEVRAALLTPAHQFPTGVPLHPDRRAAAVGWARATGGFILEDDYDGEFRYDRQPVGALQGLDPEHVVYLGTASKSLAPALRLAWMVLPDRLVDPVLALKSTGEWQSGALDQLTLAEFLSTGAYDRHLRGMRLRYRRRRDQLVAALADRAPQVRASGIAAGLHAVLELPPGTEQSVLHTARRHGLALEGLHRFHDPTAPPATRDALVVAYGTPPDHSFAGALDALLGALPPGE; from the coding sequence ATGGAGGATTCGTGGGCCACTTTCGGCCGTGATCTGCATCTGGACCTCACCGGTCCCGGCGGGCTGCGCGCCGCGCTGCTGCGGGCGCTGCGGGAGGCCGTACGGTCCGGGCGGCTGGCCCCCGGCACCCGCCTGCCGTCCTCCCGCTCGCTCGCCGCGGACCTCGGCCTGGCCCGTAACACCGTCGCCGACGCCTACGCCGAACTCGTCGCCGAGGGCTGGCTCAGCGCCCGCCAGGGCTCCGGCACCCGCGTCGCCTGGGTGCACCTCCCCGACGGTGCCCGGGGGAGCGCGACGCCGCGTGCCACGCCCGCCGCCCGGCGCGCCCCCGCCCCGGCCGACCGCGCCGACCGGCCGCGCTTCGACCTCACCCCGGGCACCCCCGACGTCTCCGCCTTCCCCCGCACGGCCTGGCTGGCCGCCGCCCGCCGCGCCCTGACCGCCGCCCCCAGCGAAGCCTTCGGCTACGGCACCTCCCGCGGCCGCCCCGAACTCCGCACCGTCCTCGCCGACTACCTCGCCCGCGCCCGCGGCGTCCGCGCCGACCCCGAGCGCATCGTCGTCTGCGCCGGCTTCATGCAGGGGCTGGCCCTGCTCAGCCGCGCCCTGGGCCCCGGCCGGCTGGCCGTCGAGTCGTACGGCCTCGACTTCCACCGGGCCGTGATCACCCGCGCCGGCCTGCGCACCGTCCCGCTCCCCGTCGACGAACGCGGCGCGCGCACCGAGGAGCTGACCGCCCTCGACGAGGTCCGCGCGGCCCTCCTGACCCCCGCCCACCAGTTCCCCACCGGCGTACCGCTGCACCCCGACCGCCGGGCCGCCGCGGTCGGTTGGGCGCGCGCCACCGGCGGTTTCATCCTGGAGGACGACTACGACGGCGAGTTCCGCTACGACCGCCAGCCGGTCGGCGCCCTCCAGGGCCTGGACCCCGAACACGTCGTCTACCTGGGCACCGCCAGCAAGAGCCTCGCCCCCGCGCTGCGGCTGGCCTGGATGGTGCTGCCGGACCGTCTCGTCGATCCGGTGCTCGCCCTCAAGAGCACCGGCGAATGGCAGTCCGGCGCGCTGGACCAGCTCACGCTCGCCGAGTTCCTGTCCACGGGCGCCTACGACCGCCATCTGCGCGGGATGCGGCTGCGCTACCGGCGCCGCCGCGATCAGCTGGTGGCCGCCCTGGCCGACCGCGCGCCCCAGGTCCGGGCCTCCGGTATCGCCGCCGGCCTGCACGCCGTACTGGAACTCCCGCCCGGCACCGAGCAGTCCGTCCTGCACACCGCCCGCCGGCACGGCCTCGCCCTCGAGGGCCTGCACCGCTTCCACGACCCGACCGCCCCACCGGCCACCCGCGACGCCCTGGTGGTGGCGTACGGCACGCCGCCCGACCACTCCTTCGCCGGCGCCCTGGACGCCTTGCTCGGGGCGCTGCCGCCGGGGGAGTAG
- a CDS encoding Ig-like domain-containing protein, producing MAPTFTLASASPNPAVFGQPVTLTATVIPLGVGTPTGTVTFVITGGPTVTGTLVGGTATVTVSNISVGFHTITANYNGSALFSPSSGLASVTVNKASTTTTVTSSPDPSTFGQPVSITATVAPVAPGAGTPTGTVTFVISGGGGGTLTAPLSGGTATVTTSSLSVGNHTITATYNGNAQFNPSSGTDTQTVQATLLPTTTTVTSSPDPSVFGQAVTFTATVAPVPPGSGTPTGTVTFVISGGPTLTATLSGGTASVTTSSLSVGSHTVTATYSGSGTFAGSSGTDTQTVNKASTTTSVTSAPDPSAVGQPVTFTATVAPVAPGAGTPTGTVTFVISGGPTLTGTLSGGTASVTTSALSPGTHTVTATYSGDGNFNGSSGTDTHTVGQAATTTTVTSSPDPSVVGQPVTFTATVAPVPPGAGTPTGTVTFVISGGPTLTGTLSGGTASVSTSALSAGTHTVTATYGGDANFTGSSGTDTQTVNKASTTTTVTSSPDPSVVGQSVTFTATVAPVSPGAGTPTGTVTFVISGGPTLTGTLSGGTASVSTSALSAGTHTVTATYGGDANFNGSSGTDTQTVNQAATTTTVTSFPDPSVTGQTVNFTAFVGPVFPGGGVPTGTVGFVITNGVTTVTLSGTLDGAGVATVSTNGLVTAGVYTVTATYSGDANYTGSSDTDTQTVGQAATTTTVTSSPDPSVTGQPVTFTATVAPVAPGAGTPTGTVTFVISGGPTLTGTLSGGVATVTTSALGAGLHTVTATYSGDANFAGSVGTDTQTVNQAATTTTVTSSPDPSVTGQPVTLTATVAPVAPGAGTPTGTVTFVISGGPTLTGTLSGGVATVTTSALSVGSHTVTATYSGDANFTGSVGTDTQTVGQAATTTTVTSSPDPSVTGQPVTFTATVAPVAPGAGTPTGTVTFVATDGVTTVTLTGTLSGGTTSVTTNGLVTAGTYTVTATYSGDAGFTGSVGTDTQTVNQASTTTTVTSSPDPSVVGQPVTFTATVAPVAPGAGTPTGTVTFVITGGPTLTGTLSGGVATVTTSALSVGTHTVTATYGGDGNFNGSSGTDTQTVNQAATTTTVSSAPDPSVVGETVTFTATVAPVAPGAGTPTGTVTFVATDGVTTVTLTGTLSGGTTSVTTNGLVTAGAYTVTATYSGDGSFTGSVGTDTQTVGQASTTTTVSSAPDPSVVGETVTFTATVAPVAPGAGTPTGTVTFVATDGVTTVTLTGTLSGGTTSVTTNGLVTAGAYTVTATYSGDANFTGSVGTDTHTVGQAATTTTVTSSPDPSVVGESVTFTATVAPVAPGAGTPTGTVVFVATDGVTTVTLTGTLSGGTTSVSTSGLVTAGAYTVTATYSGDANFATSSGTDTQTVGQASTTTTVTSSPDPSVVGESVTFTATVAPVAPGAGTPTGTVAFVVTDGVTTVTLTGTLSGGTTSVSTSGLATAGTYSVTATYSGDTNFNGSVGTDSQTVTAAATTTTVTSAPDPSVVGESVTFTATVAPVAPGAGTPTGTVVFLVTDGVTTVTLTGTLSGGTTSVSTTGLVTAGAYAVTATYSGDANFTGSVGTDTHTVGQASTTTTVTSAPDPSVVGESVTFTATVAPVAPGTGTPTGTVTFAISGGPTLTGTLSGGTASVTTSALNAGTFPVTATYSGDVNFAASSGTDTQTVTAASTTTTVTSAPDPSVFGQTVTFTATVTPVPPGAGTVTGSVVFVIDGGGGGTLTGTVSGGVATVTTSTLDAGVHNVTATYSGDANFSGSSGTDTQTVSQAATTITATSFPDPSNSGDNVAILAFVSAVAPGSGIPTGTVAFTVTDGVTTISLTGTLDGSGVAAVSTPLTTGVYTITAVYGGDTNFTGSTDTDTQTVLAGP from the coding sequence ATGGCACCCACCTTCACCTTGGCGTCGGCCTCACCCAATCCGGCAGTCTTCGGCCAGCCGGTCACCCTGACCGCCACGGTCATCCCGCTGGGTGTGGGAACCCCCACCGGCACCGTCACCTTTGTCATCACCGGCGGGCCCACCGTGACGGGCACGCTCGTGGGCGGCACCGCGACCGTCACCGTCAGCAACATCAGTGTCGGCTTCCACACCATCACCGCGAATTACAACGGCAGCGCCCTGTTCTCGCCATCGAGCGGCCTGGCCTCCGTGACCGTGAACAAGGCGTCGACGACCACGACCGTCACCTCCTCGCCGGACCCGTCGACCTTCGGCCAGCCGGTGTCCATCACGGCGACGGTGGCCCCGGTCGCACCGGGGGCTGGGACCCCGACCGGCACGGTCACCTTCGTCATCAGCGGCGGCGGGGGCGGCACCCTGACGGCCCCGCTCTCCGGCGGCACGGCGACCGTCACCACCAGCAGTCTCAGCGTCGGCAACCACACCATCACCGCGACCTACAACGGCAATGCCCAATTCAATCCGTCCTCCGGCACCGACACCCAGACCGTGCAGGCGACCCTGCTGCCGACGACCACCACGGTCACCTCGTCCCCGGACCCGTCGGTCTTCGGGCAGGCGGTGACCTTCACGGCGACGGTCGCCCCCGTACCGCCCGGCTCGGGCACCCCGACCGGCACGGTGACCTTCGTGATCTCCGGCGGCCCCACGCTGACGGCCACCCTCTCGGGCGGCACGGCGAGCGTCACCACCAGCAGTCTCAGCGTGGGCTCCCATACGGTCACGGCGACCTACAGCGGCAGCGGCACCTTCGCCGGGTCGAGCGGCACGGACACCCAGACCGTCAACAAGGCGTCCACGACCACCTCGGTGACCTCGGCGCCCGACCCGTCGGCGGTCGGCCAGCCGGTGACGTTCACGGCGACGGTCGCCCCGGTCGCGCCGGGCGCGGGGACCCCGACCGGCACCGTCACCTTCGTGATCAGCGGCGGCCCGACCCTGACCGGCACTCTCTCGGGCGGCACGGCGAGCGTCACCACCAGCGCGCTCTCGCCCGGTACGCACACCGTCACCGCGACCTACAGCGGCGACGGCAATTTCAACGGCTCCAGCGGCACGGACACCCATACGGTCGGGCAGGCGGCGACGACGACCACGGTGACGTCGTCGCCCGATCCGTCGGTGGTCGGCCAGCCGGTGACGTTCACGGCGACGGTGGCCCCGGTGCCGCCGGGTGCGGGGACGCCGACGGGCACCGTCACCTTCGTGATCAGTGGCGGTCCGACGCTGACCGGGACCCTGTCCGGGGGCACGGCGAGCGTGAGCACCAGTGCGCTGTCGGCCGGTACGCACACGGTCACGGCGACGTACGGCGGTGACGCCAACTTCACGGGCTCCAGCGGCACCGACACCCAGACGGTCAACAAGGCGTCCACGACCACCACGGTGACGTCGTCGCCCGATCCGTCGGTGGTCGGGCAGTCGGTGACCTTCACGGCCACCGTGGCCCCGGTCTCGCCGGGTGCGGGGACGCCGACCGGCACGGTCACCTTCGTGATCAGTGGTGGCCCGACGCTGACCGGGACCCTGTCCGGGGGCACGGCGAGCGTGAGCACCAGTGCGCTGTCGGCCGGTACGCACACGGTCACGGCGACGTACGGCGGTGACGCCAACTTCAACGGCTCCAGCGGCACCGACACCCAGACCGTCAACCAGGCGGCCACGACCACCACGGTCACGTCCTTCCCCGACCCCTCCGTGACGGGACAGACGGTCAACTTCACCGCCTTCGTCGGGCCGGTGTTCCCCGGCGGCGGGGTGCCGACCGGAACCGTCGGCTTCGTCATCACCAACGGGGTCACGACCGTGACCCTCAGCGGCACCCTCGACGGCGCCGGCGTCGCCACGGTCAGCACCAACGGGCTGGTCACGGCGGGGGTTTACACCGTCACCGCGACCTACAGCGGGGACGCGAACTACACCGGCTCCAGCGACACCGACACCCAGACGGTCGGCCAGGCAGCGACCACGACCACGGTGACGTCGTCGCCGGACCCGTCGGTGACCGGGCAGCCGGTGACGTTCACGGCGACGGTGGCCCCGGTGGCGCCGGGCGCGGGGACCCCGACCGGCACGGTCACCTTCGTGATCAGCGGCGGCCCGACCCTGACCGGCACCCTGTCCGGCGGCGTCGCGACCGTCACCACCAGCGCGCTGGGCGCCGGCCTCCACACGGTCACGGCGACCTACAGCGGCGACGCCAACTTCGCCGGATCGGTGGGTACGGACACCCAGACGGTCAACCAGGCCGCGACGACGACCACGGTGACGTCGTCGCCCGATCCGTCGGTGACCGGGCAGCCGGTGACGTTGACGGCGACGGTGGCCCCGGTGGCGCCGGGCGCGGGGACCCCGACCGGCACGGTCACCTTCGTCATCAGCGGCGGCCCGACCCTGACCGGCACCCTGTCCGGCGGCGTCGCGACCGTCACGACGAGCGCCCTGAGCGTCGGCTCGCACACGGTCACGGCGACCTACAGCGGCGACGCCAACTTCACGGGATCGGTGGGTACGGACACGCAGACGGTCGGGCAGGCCGCGACCACGACCACGGTGACGTCGTCGCCGGACCCGTCGGTGACCGGGCAGCCGGTGACCTTCACGGCCACCGTGGCGCCGGTCGCGCCGGGTGCGGGCACGCCGACCGGCACGGTGACGTTCGTGGCGACGGACGGCGTGACGACGGTGACGCTGACCGGGACGCTCAGCGGCGGCACCACCAGCGTGACCACCAACGGCCTGGTGACCGCCGGGACGTACACGGTCACGGCGACCTACAGCGGCGACGCCGGCTTCACGGGATCGGTGGGTACGGACACCCAGACGGTCAACCAGGCGTCGACGACGACCACGGTGACGTCGTCGCCGGACCCGTCGGTGGTCGGACAGCCGGTGACGTTCACCGCGACGGTCGCTCCGGTGGCGCCGGGCGCGGGGACGCCGACCGGCACCGTCACCTTCGTGATCACCGGCGGCCCGACCCTGACCGGCACCCTCTCCGGCGGCGTCGCGACCGTCACGACGAGCGCCCTGAGCGTCGGGACGCACACGGTCACAGCGACCTACGGCGGTGACGGCAACTTCAACGGCTCCAGCGGCACCGACACCCAGACCGTCAACCAGGCGGCCACGACCACCACGGTCTCGTCGGCCCCGGACCCGTCCGTGGTCGGGGAAACGGTGACGTTCACGGCGACGGTCGCGCCGGTGGCGCCGGGCGCGGGGACGCCGACCGGCACGGTCACCTTCGTGGCCACCGATGGCGTGACGACGGTGACGCTGACCGGGACGCTCAGCGGTGGCACCACCAGCGTGACCACCAACGGCCTGGTGACCGCGGGCGCTTACACCGTCACGGCGACGTACAGCGGCGACGGCAGCTTCACCGGCTCGGTCGGTACGGACACCCAGACGGTCGGCCAGGCGTCGACCACGACCACGGTCTCGTCGGCCCCGGACCCGTCCGTGGTCGGGGAAACGGTGACGTTCACGGCGACGGTCGCTCCGGTGGCGCCGGGCGCGGGGACGCCGACCGGCACGGTGACGTTCGTGGCCACCGACGGCGTGACGACGGTGACGCTGACCGGGACGCTCAGCGGCGGCACCACCAGCGTGACCACCAACGGCCTGGTGACCGCGGGCGCGTACACCGTCACGGCCACCTACAGCGGCGACGCCAACTTCACGGGTTCCGTCGGCACGGACACCCACACGGTCGGGCAGGCGGCGACGACCACCACGGTGACCTCGTCGCCGGACCCGTCCGTGGTCGGCGAGTCGGTGACCTTCACGGCCACCGTGGCGCCGGTCGCGCCGGGAGCGGGCACGCCCACCGGCACGGTGGTGTTCGTGGCCACCGACGGGGTCACGACGGTGACGCTGACGGGGACGCTGAGCGGCGGCACCACCAGCGTCAGCACCAGCGGCCTGGTGACCGCCGGCGCGTACACCGTCACCGCGACGTACAGCGGCGACGCCAACTTCGCCACCTCCAGCGGCACGGACACCCAGACGGTCGGCCAGGCGTCGACGACGACCACGGTGACCTCGTCGCCGGACCCGTCCGTGGTCGGCGAGTCGGTGACCTTCACGGCCACGGTCGCGCCGGTCGCGCCGGGGGCGGGCACCCCGACCGGCACAGTGGCGTTCGTGGTCACCGACGGCGTGACGACGGTGACGCTGACGGGGACGCTCAGCGGCGGTACGACCAGCGTCAGCACCAGTGGCCTGGCGACCGCCGGGACGTACTCCGTCACGGCGACCTACAGCGGCGACACCAACTTCAACGGCTCGGTGGGTACGGACAGTCAGACGGTGACGGCGGCGGCGACCACCACCACCGTCACCTCGGCCCCGGACCCGTCCGTGGTCGGCGAGTCGGTGACCTTCACGGCCACCGTGGCGCCGGTCGCGCCGGGGGCGGGCACCCCGACCGGCACGGTGGTGTTCCTGGTCACCGACGGCGTGACGACGGTGACGCTGACCGGGACGCTCAGCGGCGGCACCACCAGCGTCAGCACCACCGGCCTGGTGACCGCGGGCGCGTACGCGGTCACCGCGACCTACAGCGGCGACGCCAACTTCACGGGCTCCGTCGGCACGGACACCCACACGGTCGGGCAGGCGTCGACCACCACCACGGTGACCTCGGCCCCGGACCCGTCCGTGGTCGGCGAGTCGGTGACCTTCACGGCCACCGTGGCGCCGGTCGCGCCGGGGACGGGCACCCCGACGGGCACGGTCACCTTCGCCATCAGCGGCGGCCCGACGCTGACCGGCACCCTTTCCGGAGGGACGGCCAGCGTCACCACCAGCGCGCTGAACGCGGGCACCTTCCCCGTCACCGCGACCTACAGCGGCGACGTCAACTTCGCGGCCTCCAGCGGCACCGACACCCAGACGGTGACGGCGGCGTCGACCACCACCACCGTCACGTCCGCGCCCGACCCGTCGGTCTTCGGGCAGACGGTGACCTTCACCGCCACGGTCACCCCGGTCCCCCCGGGCGCCGGGACGGTGACCGGCTCGGTCGTCTTCGTCATCGACGGCGGCGGGGGCGGCACGCTGACCGGCACCGTCTCCGGCGGCGTCGCGACCGTCACCACCAGCACACTCGACGCCGGAGTCCACAACGTCACCGCGACCTACAGCGGCGACGCCAACTTCAGCGGCTCCAGCGGCACGGACACCCAGACCGTCAGCCAGGCGGCCACGACCATCACGGCCACCTCGTTCCCCGACCCGTCCAACTCCGGCGACAACGTCGCGATCCTCGCGTTCGTCTCGGCGGTGGCGCCGGGCAGCGGCATCCCGACCGGGACGGTCGCCTTCACCGTCACCGACGGCGTGACCACCATCAGCCTCACCGGCACGCTCGACGGCTCCGGTGTCGCCGCGGTCAGCACCCCGCTGACCACCGGCGTCTACACCATCACGGCGGTCTACGGAGGTGACACCAACTTCACCGGCTCCACCGACACCGACACCCAGACGGTCCTCGCGGGCCCCTGA
- a CDS encoding isocitrate lyase/PEP mutase family protein has protein sequence MTATDRAPAAAALRALHHGPRLPLVLPGPWDAASARVFADAGFPALATPSAGIAASLGYEDGRTPDDEMFAAIARIVRSVDIPVSADVEAGYGLPARELAGRLADAGAVGCNLEDTDPATGALRDPREQADLLAAVRAEAGEGLVINARIDTYLHGDKGIEETVRRGRLYAAAGADCVYPILAPPSLLADLAARIGLPVNAVVTPDGPTPRELGALGAARITFGPGLQHRAMAAVTGMAERLREELAAEG, from the coding sequence ATGACCGCCACGGACCGCGCCCCGGCCGCCGCCGCGCTGCGCGCCCTGCACCACGGGCCCCGCCTGCCCCTGGTCCTGCCCGGCCCGTGGGACGCGGCCAGCGCCCGGGTCTTCGCGGACGCCGGCTTCCCGGCGCTCGCCACACCCAGCGCGGGCATCGCGGCCTCCCTCGGCTACGAGGACGGGCGGACGCCGGACGACGAGATGTTCGCGGCGATCGCCCGCATCGTGCGGTCCGTGGACATCCCGGTCTCGGCCGATGTGGAGGCCGGATACGGGCTGCCCGCACGGGAGTTGGCGGGCCGTCTCGCGGACGCGGGGGCGGTGGGCTGCAACCTGGAGGACACCGACCCGGCCACCGGCGCCCTGCGGGACCCGCGGGAACAGGCGGACCTGCTGGCCGCGGTGCGGGCCGAGGCGGGCGAGGGGCTGGTGATCAACGCCCGGATCGACACGTATCTGCACGGCGACAAGGGCATCGAGGAGACGGTCCGGCGCGGCCGGCTGTACGCGGCGGCGGGCGCCGACTGCGTCTATCCGATCCTCGCCCCGCCGTCGCTGCTGGCCGATCTGGCCGCCCGGATCGGCCTCCCCGTCAATGCCGTGGTGACCCCGGACGGCCCCACGCCCCGCGAACTCGGCGCCCTCGGCGCGGCCCGGATCACCTTCGGCCCCGGCCTCCAGCATCGCGCGATGGCCGCGGTGACGGGGATGGCGGAACGCTTGCGGGAGGAGCTGGCGGCGGAGGGGTGA